A portion of the Carya illinoinensis cultivar Pawnee chromosome 11, C.illinoinensisPawnee_v1, whole genome shotgun sequence genome contains these proteins:
- the LOC122280853 gene encoding expansin-like B1, which produces MGLAILENQVGILYVICMVLLLPAICATQDIFTYTSRATYYGSDNSHGTPSGTCGFGEFGRTVNDGSVAGVSRLYKNATGCGACYQVRCTSSQYCSKDGVNVVVTDYSKGDNIDFILNSRAYERLARPGTKGDKELFDRGVIDVEYQRVSCRYPGHNLMFKVHEQSKYPNYLALVVIYAAGKNDITAVELCQEDCKHWRGMHKAFGAVWEMSNQVPSGSIKIRFQVGDNGWVESKNDLPALWKSGVAYDSNIQL; this is translated from the exons ATGGGTCTTGCAATACTTGAAAACCAAGTTGGTATTCTTTATGTGATCTGCATGGTATTGCTCTTGCCTGCTATATGCGCCACTCAAGACATTTTTACTTACACATCAAGAGCAACCTACTACGGTAGTGATAACAGCCATGGGACTCCAA GTGGAACTTGTGGGTTTGGAGAATTCGGAAGGACTGTCAATGATGGCAGCGTGGCTGGAGTCTCTAGGCTGTATAAGAATGCAACTGGTTGTGGTGCATGCTATCAG GTTAGGTGCACATCATCACAATATTGCAGTAAGGATGGAGTGAACGTGGTGGTGACTGACTATAGTAAAGGTGACAACATTGACTTCATACTCAACTCCCGAGCCTACGAAAGATTGGCACGCCCTGGAACCAAAGGGGACAAGGAATTGTTTGATCGTGGCGTGATCGATGTAGAATACCAAAGGGTCTCATGCCGCTACCCTGGTCACAACCTTATGTTCAAGGTCCATGAGCAAAGCAAATATCCTAATTATCTTGCTCTAGTGGTTATATATGCAGCTGGGAAAAACGACATCACAGCTGTCGAATTGTGTCAG GAGGATTGCAAACATTGGAGGGGCATGCATAAAGCCTTTGGGGCAGTGTGGGAGATGTCTAATCAAGTACCAAGTGGTTCAATAAAAATAAGGTTTCAAGTGGGTGACAACGGTTGGGTGGAATCCAAAAATGATCTACCTGCTTTGTGGAAATCTGGGGTTGCTTATGACTCAAACATTCAGCTCTAA